One region of Vespa crabro chromosome 15, iyVesCrab1.2, whole genome shotgun sequence genomic DNA includes:
- the LOC124429584 gene encoding sperm flagellar protein 2-like, whose translation MGEVLKEWFRKTLGVLMELTPELFGHYTRDGNMLAKILHTYGIINNDQLDTIIKTEDPTLCRVNLNYLRVWLRFIGVDCTEDCINEISCGKGATALQLFYKVYLCLEGKDNLYFVTLQKEREKYIPNSRKFDVIPIQEEATPYEPPDHPLSKPLTKASSTIKWHRNKFQDVLKSCRRERKKLESLKWKPSNKIDIIEPILPKVFCDTTKGDDILKEMDDFARKHRIKTSKRDVYDPCLTDQMYDEIEISAEDPEAAKAYVSWLKDRKRKENVENAVKSRMQNMLLSELWKALSDKQEKIYDESLALRALDYSHYEKQMITKLLEVRNYKNVVTENRKIVNQLMMDAKESKMRMEEVRKREELYWESEDVDSEYQRLCELHRRILKEKLKKLREKHERICREAVQDLIDVALKVAEYRSSNEGYVPKVIWKEWKTLFLRCQPIFEPFEDEFFKDEEGERIEEIEEIVRSLTYREKALNEANFESYHTLESPWDDYVPPIETEIEEIMKLGELVLGYIVHRLLEFVYPYPIGPVEPPVSRVKTAAIILGVVEQSLYNPIQLLLKKSGIRLVSMKDAINYCLLRYKEEMLDVRYVDANIVRATEEIFQKSTVSKRKSEDSKKNTFTARSRKTLRSSKISAMTKDKNEKGKNAEKDLKEKETQTPRVIPYDDMDPILSNVAYVGKCTYEFLILGQPISNELSTRILLEYLRSLVDVEGWALIDYPNSYDQMARLEYALTGRKIPPDPTVVNFDNVNNIEEIDPVSPRIVYEDTEIDDYAIYRQSKLLPNPITKREISDTTTSRTFMTAYVRAIPKPKNLDVDPNNLVEVLSEDATVLDEFYADQSVAYVVYYDYFDIHTIKKIARLVIGEKSLPRIPSVELFGNVVASLEEEEEEEDKSLNRKAFLEKKSIARRILSKPTIVSKEKEEEEEDEGREEEEEEEKMKIDVEASGDYIDVSRAPKPGEDGWEWIDFPQSPVLLDALATLWENIEEIYIVDLMEIFSLKRTHSSAIVPYKDFVMRNMKEFIERPDTKQILLEEFQRSYNDDISEDMRDDEEVKCELHCRLTDFQTQLWNICDSRRLEAEEERQKIVREGWTDVEAVTLVNIYISILQAEIDRSVDTLQMIQDYYTSMLQKPIQESRLSKILLDRLKISQKDEVSHLPSYKLSHFHIEKDKKNKKDTKSRIDSERFDYVKPIIDPNEITREITNLFVNVEDATTIFDSSESIVYKAIFDNVDYVSNFLQFIATIVDDALKKEENILTTTEKSRERTWRKGELSADPVLEKLRTRGQDLIQEWRYATLYEVNRMRIRLKVLLAAAEADVAFLLDTMRFVFRRTYERIVDRYCCLREGGKKKKKKKKRKYRYRKEKNSVDDMIKIFCFAIEEEKPIQEELILDGENFYVRPDVLMFPTKPEPPPKLTRETIKPSLFTISQLGRLMNVFRTIAPSGTLPERSLVYVLQDMISYNKEEEDDGYGSMPVPMCWRLLRSCDVSKLVENIFGRCEYVDWREFLIYAMDLPTPTQEDILCARDRYRTLDLDSKEIVTRDQYRSVPLWFFKYTYYDSSSDIQHILFDDFQRSFEELFEEEKDFVNPDKLLGTIIPERAMDYVRSLRVSRGINDDVLLEDEEEKIMVQRDAEEALRLMLAKELLCQMYLIDRYSVNYTALLLAFCKDEDPREGLGKALSLAIGARVCTDFEEGEKYAERILKEKLLSVQLESMKRLLHEEAIQVILINTLFKITFDSKNELEASSMMFESYQEFEERIEREMIHWLPFHVCMAVLLATLPWHASQPDLFQTTKTLPQLLRDVYDDLYDEELSNEKDIVLSHRFLNHNFIIKLLNSTSKFVVKHLGNLFSEIITEERERNP comes from the exons acgagaaaaatatattcctaATTCAAGGAAATTCGACGTGATACCTATCCAGGAAGAAGCTACTCCTTACGAACCACCCGATCATCCTCTGTCGAAGCCTCTAACAAAGGCTTCCAGTACAATAAAATGGCATCGTAATAAGTTCCAAGATGTATTGAAATCTtgcagaagagagagaaaaaagttagAGAGCTTGAAATGGAAACcatcgaataaaatcgatatcatTGAACCTATCCTACCAAAAGTATTTTGTGACACGACGAAGGGagatgatattttaaaagagatGGACGATTTTGCACGAAAGCATCGCATTAAAACGTCCAAACGTGACGTATATGATCCCTGCCTGACCGATCAAATGTAcgatgaaatagaaatatccGCGGAAGATCCCGAGGCTGCAAAAGCTTACGTATCCTGGTTGAAAGATcgcaaaaggaaagagaacgtCGAGAATGCTGTAAAATCAAGAATGCAAAACATGCTGCTCTCGGAACTTTGGAAAGCGTTGTCCGATAAGCAAGAGAAAATTTACGACGAGTCGCTCGCTCTTCGTGCATTagattattctcattatgaGAAACAAATGATAACTAAATTGTTGGAGGTACgtaattacaaaaatgttGTAACCGAGAACAGAAAGATCGTGAATCAATTGATGATGGACGCTAAGGAGAGCAAAATGCGAATGGAGGAGGTACGAAAGCGCGAGGAACTCTATTGGGAATCCGAGGATGTTGACAGCGAGTATCAGAGATTGTGCGAACTACATCGGAGGATTCTTaaggagaaattaaaaaaattacggGAAAAACACGAACGCATATGTCGAGAAGCCGTTCAAGATTTGATCGATGTCGCGTTAAAGGTAGCCGAATATCGAAGCTCCAACGAAGGTTACGTACCAAAGGTTATTTGGAAGGAATGGAAGACGTTGTTTCTAAGATGTCAACCTATATTCGAACCCTTCGaggatgaattttttaaagacGAAGAGGGCGAGAGGATAGAAGAGATCGAAGAAATTGTTCGTTCATTGACGTACAGGGAAAAAGCTTTGAACGAAGCTAATTTCGAGAGTTATCATACTTTGGAATCACCGTGGGACGATTACGTACCTCCGATAGAGACTGAGATCGAAGAAATCATGAAATTGGGCGAACTCGTTTTAGGATACATCGTTCATCGACTTTTAGAATTCGTTTATCCATATCCGATTGGTCCCGTAGAACCTCCGGTCTCTAGGGTTAAAACAGCTGCTATAATATTGGGCGTCGTAGAGCAAAGTTTGTACAATcctattcaattattattgaaaaagagCGGGATTCGTTTGGTATCGATGAAGGACGCTATTAATTATTGCTTGTTACGATACAAGGAAGAAATGTTGGACGTGAGATACGTCGATGCGAATATCGTTCGAGCTAccgaagaaatttttcaaaaatcgaCCGTATCGAAACGCAAGTCCGAGGATTCGAAGAAGAACACGTTTACGGCTCGATCGAGGAAAACCCTTCGCTCTAGTAAAATCTCGGCAATgactaaagataaaaatgagaaaggaaaaaatgccGAGAAAGATttgaaggagaaggaaacTCAGACACCTCGTGTTATACCTTACGACGACATGGATCCTATCCTGTCAAATGTTGCCTACGTTGGAAAATGTACCTATGAGTTTCTCATCCTTGGTCAGCCGATTTCGAACGAGCTTAGCACGCGAATACTCTTGGAGTATCTCAGGAGTCTCGTTGATGTCGAAGGATGGGCATTGATCGATTATCCGAATAGTTACGATCAGATGGCTCGTTTGGAATACGCTTTAACAGGTCGTAAAATTCCACCGGATCCGACTGTCGTAAACTtcgataacgttaacaacatCGAGGAAATCGATCCGGTTTCACCGAGGATAGTTTACGAGGATACTGAAATCGACGACTACGCTATTTACAG GCAATCGAAACTTTTGCCAAATCCGATCACGAAGAGAGAGATCTCGGATACGACGACGTCGAGGACCTTCATGACGGCTTACGTCAGGGCAATACCAAAGCCAAAGAATCTCGACGTAGACCCGAACAATCTGGTAGAAGTCTTGTCCGAAGATGCGACCGTTCTTGACGAGTTTTATGCCGATCAGAGTGTCGCGTACGTCGTCTATTACGATTACTTCGACATACacacgataaagaaaattgccAGGCTCGTGATCGGAGAAAAATCCCTACCGAGGATCCCTTCCGTAGAGCTCTTCGGGAATGTTGTCGCGTcgttggaagaagaagaagaagaagaagataaaagtttGAATAGAAAAGCGTTCCTCGAGAAGAAGTCTATTGCCAGACGGATTCTATCCAAGCCGACTATCgtctcgaaagagaaagaagaagaagaagaagacgaagggagggaggaggaggaggaggaggagaaaatgaaaatagacgTCGAAGCTTCTGGAGATTACATCGATGTTTCACGAGCACCAAAACCCGGAGAAGATGGATGGGAATGGATAGATTTTCCACAGAGTCCGGTATTGCTCGATGCCCTGGCTACTCTTTGGGAAAACATTGAAGAAATTTACATCGTCGATCTGATGGAAATTTTCTCGTTAAAGAGAACACACTCCTCGGCTATCGTACCTTACAAGGATTTCGTAATGAGAAACATGAAGGAATTCATCGAGAGACCCGACACCAAGCAGATTCTCTTGGAAGAATTTCAACGTTCGTACAACGACGACATAAGCGAGGACATGAGAGACGACGAGGAAGTTAAATGCGAATTGCATTGCCGTCTAACTGACTTTCAAACTCAACTATGGAATATTTGTGATTCGAGAAGGTTAGAGGCCGAAGAGGAACGTCAGAAGATCGTTCGTGAAGGTTGGACCGACGTTGAAGCCGTGACTctcgttaatatatatatctcgattCTTCAGGccgaaatcgatcgatccgtCGATACTCTTCAAATGATTCAAGATTATTATACGAGCATGCTTCAAAAGCCGATTCAAGAATCGagattatcgaaaattttactCGACAGATTGAAGATATCGCAAAAGGATGAGGTGTCCCATCTACCGAGCTATAAGCTATCTCATTTTcacatagagaaagataaaaaaaataaaaaggatactAAATCGAGAATTGATTCGGAGAGATTCGATTATGTCAAACCTATTATTGATCCGAACGAGATCACTCGTGAGATCACGAATTTATTCGTCAACGTCGAAGACGCGACGACAATTTTCGATTCATCCGAGAGCATCGTTTACAAAGCTATTTTCGacaatgtcgattacgttagtaattttttacaatttatcgCAACCATTGTCGATGATgcattaaaaaaggaagagaatatTCTGACAACCACAGAAAAATCCAGAGAAAGAACATGGAGAAAGGGTGAACTTTCGGCCGATCCTGTCCTTGAGAAATTGAGAACGAGAGGTCAGGATCTTATTCAAGAATGGCGATACGCTACTCTCTACGAGGTCAATCGTATGAGGATCAGGTTAAAGGTACTTTTAGCCGCCGCCGAAGCTGACGTTGCTTTTCTCCTCGACACGATGAGATTCGTCTTTCGTCGGACCTACGAACGAATAGTCGACAGGTACTGTTGTTTACGGGAGGgaggcaaaaagaaaaaaaaaaaaaaaaaaagaaaa tatagatatagaaaagagaagaatagcgTGGACGATATGATAAAGATCTTTTGTTTCGCcatcgaagaagagaaaccGATTCAAGAAGAATTAATATTGGACGGTGAAAATTTCTACGTTAGACCCGACGTTTTGATGTTTCCAACGAAACCCGAGCCACCACCGAAATTAAcgagagaaacgataaaacCATCTCTATTCACGATCTCCCAATTGGGTCGTCTGATGAACGTCTTTAGGACAATCGCACCGAGTGGAACGTTGCCCGAACGATCTCTCGTTTATGTTCTTCAAGACATGATATCTTACAAcaaggaggaagaagacgaTGGTTATGGATCGATGCCGGTTCCCATGTGTTGGCGACTTTTGCGTTCTTGCGACGTTTCAAAACTCGTAGAGAATATATTCGGTCGTTGCGAGTACGTAGATTGGCGTGAATTCCTTATATACGCTATGGATCTTCCTACGCCAACACAGGAAGATATTCTATGCGCTCGCGATAGATATAGAACGTTAGATCTCGATTCGAAAGAGATCGTGACGAGAGATCAGTATCGTTCTGTACCATTATGGTTCTTCAAATATACGTATTATGATAGTTCATCGGACATTCAGCATATATTATTCGATGATTTTCAAAGATCATTCGAAGAATTAttcgaagaggaaaaggatttCGTTAATCCTGACAAATTGTTGGGCACTATCATTCCGGAAAGGGCAATGGATTACGTGCGTTCCTTGAGAGTTTCTAGGGGAATTAATGACGATGTACTATtagaggacgaggaggagaagaTAATGGTCCAGAGGGATGCCGAGGAGGCTTTGAGACTCATGTTGGCGAAAGAGTTGCTTTGTCAGATGTacttgatcgatcgatattcggTCAATTATACAGCTTTGCTCTTGGCATTTTGCAAGGACGAGGATCCTCGCGAGGGACTTGGAAAGGCACTCTCGTTAGCTATCGGGGCTAGAGTGTGCACGGACTtcgaagagggagagaaatacgCCGAGAGGATACTCAAAGAGAAACTATTATCCGTCCAATTGGAATCTATGAAACGTCTTTTGCACGAAGAAGCAAttcaagtaatattaattaatacactCTTCAAAATCAcctt TGACAGCAAAAATGAACTTGAAGCTTCTAGTATGATGTTTGAGAGTTATCAAGAATTTGAAGAACGaatcgaaagagagatgatTCATTGGCTGCCGTTCCACGTTTGCATG GCAGTTTTATTGGCTACCTTACCCTGGCACGCTTCCCAACCAGATCTCTTTCAAACGACGAAAACTCTTCCTCAATTATTGCGTGACGTTTACGATGACCTTTACGACGAAGAGCTGTCGAACGAAAAAGACATAGTATTGTCGCATCGTTTCTTGAATCACAATTTCATTATCAAATTGTTGAATAGTACGAGCAAGTTCGTTGTCAAACATCTCGGTAATTTGTTTTCTGAAATAATAACGGAGGAACGGGAAAGGAAT